A single region of the Microlunatus panaciterrae genome encodes:
- a CDS encoding beta-ketoacyl-ACP synthase 3: MTTTPETSGAAGATDTAGSDTAGTGIAGSELIGVGHYQPSRVVTNDDLAKIVETNDEWIQQRTGIVTRHLAADDETVADMAIQAAQAALADAGITAAEVDLIVVASCTATDRSPSTAGRVSAALGAGRPAIFDINAACSGFAHALAIADQAIRAGAATTALVIGAEKLSDYTDWTDRTTCILVADAAGAFVIRRSDIRGVSDVTWGSEPELADAVRIVAPSLKFAQEGKSVFKWAISEAADIARATVQTAGYQLADIRALVAHQANRRIIEPLARQLGMENAIVATDISESGNTSAASIPMAFSKLWQAGELPADVPVLLYGFGGGFAYAGQVVRTPRRSRPSPTAVGAQSG, translated from the coding sequence GTGACAACCACTCCGGAAACATCGGGCGCGGCGGGCGCCACGGATACAGCAGGCTCGGACACGGCGGGCACCGGCATCGCCGGATCCGAGCTCATCGGCGTCGGGCACTACCAGCCCAGCAGGGTGGTGACCAACGATGACCTGGCGAAGATCGTCGAGACCAACGACGAGTGGATCCAGCAGCGAACCGGCATCGTCACCCGACATCTCGCCGCCGACGACGAGACCGTGGCCGATATGGCGATCCAGGCGGCCCAGGCGGCGCTCGCTGACGCGGGCATCACCGCTGCTGAGGTCGACCTGATCGTGGTGGCGAGCTGCACCGCTACCGACCGCTCCCCCAGCACCGCAGGCCGGGTCTCGGCCGCCCTCGGCGCAGGCCGCCCGGCGATCTTCGACATCAACGCCGCCTGCTCGGGCTTCGCCCACGCGCTGGCCATCGCCGACCAGGCGATCCGCGCCGGTGCAGCGACGACGGCACTGGTCATCGGCGCCGAGAAGCTGAGTGACTACACCGACTGGACCGATCGGACCACTTGCATCCTGGTGGCCGACGCCGCCGGCGCCTTCGTCATCCGGCGTAGCGACATCCGAGGAGTCAGCGACGTCACCTGGGGCTCGGAGCCGGAGCTGGCGGACGCCGTCCGGATCGTGGCGCCCAGCCTGAAGTTCGCCCAGGAGGGGAAGTCCGTCTTCAAGTGGGCCATCAGCGAGGCGGCCGACATCGCCCGGGCCACGGTGCAGACCGCCGGCTACCAGCTGGCCGACATCCGCGCCCTGGTGGCGCACCAGGCCAACCGCCGGATCATCGAGCCGCTCGCCCGTCAACTGGGGATGGAGAACGCGATCGTCGCGACCGACATCAGCGAGTCCGGCAACACCTCCGCAGCGAGCATCCCGATGGCCTTCTCCAAGCTGTGGCAGGCGGGCGAGCTGCCGGCCGATGTGCCGGTGCTGCTGTACGGCTTCGGCGGCGGCTTCGCCTACGCCGGGCAGGTGGTCCGCACCCCGCGCCGCAGCCGGCC
- a CDS encoding 2-oxoacid:acceptor oxidoreductase family protein: MFNVRIHGRGGQGAVTAAEMLSVAAFDEGMHAQAFPTFGSERTGAPVVSFCRIDSVPIRIHEPIAVPDALIICDPTLLHQVKVFEGVAPEAYVLINTSHSFAELGIGEFTSASQEGRALAVPATEFARRRLGRPLPNAALLGGFAALTGVVGIGSVLDAIRQRFAGPVGEGNAAAAQDAYEYVLQQKGSLAHA, translated from the coding sequence ATGTTCAACGTACGCATTCACGGTCGCGGCGGCCAGGGCGCCGTCACAGCCGCGGAGATGCTGTCTGTCGCAGCTTTCGACGAGGGCATGCACGCGCAGGCGTTTCCCACCTTCGGATCCGAGCGCACCGGCGCGCCGGTGGTGTCGTTCTGCCGCATCGACAGTGTGCCGATCCGCATCCATGAGCCGATCGCCGTCCCCGATGCCTTGATCATCTGCGACCCGACCCTGTTGCACCAGGTCAAGGTGTTCGAGGGAGTGGCACCGGAGGCGTACGTCTTGATCAACACCTCACATTCCTTTGCAGAGTTGGGCATCGGCGAGTTCACGTCAGCTTCACAGGAAGGTCGGGCGCTGGCGGTTCCGGCCACCGAATTCGCCCGTCGCCGACTTGGGCGGCCGCTGCCCAATGCGGCCCTGCTCGGGGGTTTCGCCGCCTTGACCGGCGTCGTCGGCATCGGTTCGGTGCTCGACGCGATCCGGCAGCGTTTCGCCGGGCCGGTGGGCGAGGGAAATGCCGCCGCGGCCCAGGACGCCTACGAGTACGTCCTGCAACAGAAGGGGAGCCTGGCCCATGCTTAG
- a CDS encoding transketolase C-terminal domain-containing protein translates to MLSQIEGSLAVARAVALCRPEVISAYPISPQTHIVEGLSDMVRTGELSPCEYLMVESEFGAMSACIGASAAGARTYTATASQGLLFMAEALFNASGLGLPIVMTVANRAIGAPINIWNDHSDTMSQRDSGWIQLFADSNQEAVDLHLQAFRLAETLSVPVMVCMDGFILTHAVEEVELPDQEQVDAFLPPFEPRQMLDPDDPMSIGAMVGPEAFAEVKFLMHAKQVEALDVIPRIAAEFQQVFGRAAGGLVRPYRTDDAETIVVALGSVLGSIEVVVDALREEGVAIGALDVTCFRPWPINEVREALAGAKRVIVLEKAFAVGAGGIVGQNTRLALAGLPTTVYNVVAGLGGRPITRASLRGLFDDVLAGRLEPHQLHFLDLNRELVERELARSRSGRPGPHAENMLRELGSVGSGSH, encoded by the coding sequence ATGCTTAGTCAGATCGAGGGCTCGCTCGCCGTCGCCAGGGCGGTGGCGCTCTGCCGGCCAGAGGTGATCTCGGCCTACCCGATCTCGCCCCAGACCCACATCGTTGAGGGGCTGTCCGACATGGTCCGCACCGGCGAGCTGAGTCCGTGCGAATACCTGATGGTGGAGTCGGAGTTCGGCGCCATGTCGGCCTGTATCGGCGCTTCTGCTGCCGGTGCTCGCACCTACACCGCGACCGCGAGCCAGGGGCTGCTGTTCATGGCCGAGGCGCTGTTCAACGCCTCTGGGCTCGGCCTGCCGATTGTCATGACGGTGGCCAACCGGGCGATCGGGGCGCCGATCAACATCTGGAACGACCACTCCGACACCATGTCGCAGCGCGACTCCGGTTGGATCCAGCTGTTCGCCGACTCCAACCAGGAAGCGGTCGACCTGCACCTGCAGGCCTTCCGGCTGGCCGAGACGCTCTCGGTCCCGGTGATGGTGTGCATGGACGGCTTCATACTGACCCATGCGGTCGAAGAGGTGGAGCTGCCGGACCAGGAGCAGGTGGACGCCTTCCTGCCGCCGTTCGAACCGCGTCAGATGCTCGACCCCGACGATCCGATGTCGATCGGTGCGATGGTCGGGCCCGAGGCGTTCGCCGAGGTCAAGTTCCTGATGCATGCCAAGCAGGTGGAGGCACTCGACGTCATTCCGCGGATCGCGGCGGAATTCCAGCAGGTCTTCGGCCGAGCCGCCGGCGGCCTGGTCCGCCCCTATCGCACCGATGATGCGGAGACGATCGTCGTCGCGCTGGGTTCGGTGCTGGGCTCGATCGAAGTGGTGGTCGATGCCTTGCGCGAGGAGGGAGTCGCGATCGGGGCCCTGGACGTGACCTGTTTCCGGCCCTGGCCGATCAACGAGGTCCGGGAGGCGCTGGCCGGCGCGAAGCGGGTGATCGTGCTCGAGAAGGCCTTCGCCGTCGGGGCAGGGGGCATCGTCGGGCAGAACACCAGGCTCGCCCTGGCCGGGCTGCCGACCACCGTCTACAACGTCGTCGCCGGTCTGGGCGGCCGGCCGATCACCCGAGCCTCGCTGCGCGGGCTGTTCGACGACGTGCTCGCCGGACGACTGGAGCCCCACCAGCTGCACTTCCTCGATCTCAACCGCGAGCTGGTCGAGCGCGAGCTCGCACGGTCACGGTCGGGCCGACCGGGACCGCATGCGGAGAACATGCTGCGTGAGCTGGGCAGCGTCGGCTCCGGATCGCACTGA
- a CDS encoding thiamine pyrophosphate-dependent enzyme, translating into MAVQEIKLYQVGTFVAGNRLLDLEQRSVQARMDRSNSITSGHRACQGCGEVLGARYVLDAAMRATGGNMVAVNATGCLEVFSTPYPESSWQIPWLHSLFGNAPAVASGVAAALRAKGRADTRVVGQAGDGGTVDIGFGCLSGMFERNDDVLFVCYDNEGYMNTGVQRSGATPPAARTANTKPVGSEPGNVFGQGKSVPLIAMAHEIPYVATATVAELRDLEYKVEKAMSMHGARYLHVFVPCPLGWGSASKDTIRIARLAKETGIFPVFEAEHGVVTGVSKIRHQVPVTQYLQLQRRFAHLFGDHPRDDVVARIQAGADRNIQRFGLLAGPDDGAELPGA; encoded by the coding sequence ATGGCCGTACAGGAGATCAAGCTCTACCAGGTGGGGACGTTCGTTGCCGGCAACCGGCTGCTCGACCTTGAGCAGCGCTCGGTCCAGGCCCGGATGGACCGCTCCAACTCCATCACGTCAGGACATCGCGCCTGCCAGGGCTGTGGGGAGGTGCTGGGCGCCCGCTACGTCTTGGACGCGGCGATGCGTGCCACCGGCGGCAACATGGTGGCGGTCAACGCCACCGGCTGTCTCGAGGTCTTCTCGACTCCCTACCCGGAGTCCTCCTGGCAGATCCCGTGGCTGCACTCGCTGTTCGGCAACGCGCCCGCGGTGGCCAGCGGGGTCGCCGCTGCGCTGCGGGCCAAGGGTCGCGCCGACACCCGGGTCGTCGGCCAAGCGGGCGACGGCGGCACCGTCGACATCGGTTTCGGCTGCCTGTCGGGGATGTTCGAACGCAACGACGACGTGCTCTTCGTCTGCTACGACAACGAGGGCTATATGAACACCGGCGTCCAGCGCTCGGGCGCCACTCCTCCCGCAGCTCGGACGGCCAACACCAAACCGGTGGGCAGCGAACCCGGCAACGTCTTCGGCCAGGGCAAGAGCGTTCCCCTGATCGCGATGGCGCACGAGATCCCCTACGTTGCGACGGCGACCGTGGCCGAGCTCCGCGACCTGGAGTACAAGGTCGAGAAGGCCATGTCGATGCACGGAGCCCGCTACCTGCACGTGTTCGTGCCCTGCCCTCTGGGCTGGGGGTCGGCATCCAAGGACACCATCCGGATCGCCCGGCTCGCCAAGGAGACCGGCATCTTCCCGGTCTTCGAGGCCGAGCACGGGGTGGTCACCGGTGTCAGCAAGATCCGTCACCAGGTCCCGGTGACGCAGTACCTCCAACTGCAGCGCAGGTTCGCCCACCTGTTCGGCGACCATCCCCGCGACGACGTCGTCGCCCGGATCCAGGCCGGTGCGGACCGCAACATCCAACGTTTCGGACTGCTGGCCGGTCCGGACGACGGCGCAGAACTTCCGGGAGCCTGA
- a CDS encoding NAD(P)-binding protein produces the protein MDIPFAITLDVGSSKANKTGSWRTERAVYTDRMPPCNNACPAGENIQAWLFEAEEGGDGYERAWRKMMEENPFPAVMGRVCYHPCETSCNRAQLDEAVGINSVERFIGDEAIRQGWRVSVDVPPTGRRVLVVGAGPSGLSAAYHLARRGYAVTIREAGPMAGGMMRFGIPQYRLPRDVLDAEVQRILDLGVTLELDAKVTDLMAEIKQGSYDAVFLAVGAQLGKRAYIPAGSAAHVIDAVSMLRDLEEGERPLLGRRVAIYGGGNTAMDAARTAKRLGAAEAIVVYRRTRDRMPAHESELREAEEEGVLFKWLTTITQAEEGTLTVEKMELDESGFPQPTGELEELQADSLVLALGQETDLSLLDNVPDLEVEDGVVRVDAYMMTGHPGIFAGGDMVPYERSVTVGIGHGKKAARNIDAWFSGVVPEPRVKHELADFSTLNTWYYADAPRVHRPQLEMVRRQSTFDEVLQGLDESNALYEARRCMSCGNCFSCDNCFGVCPDNAVLKIGKPGEKYLIDLDYCKGCGLCVAECPSGAIQMVPEDI, from the coding sequence ATGGACATACCGTTTGCGATCACCCTCGACGTCGGTTCCAGCAAAGCCAACAAGACCGGCTCCTGGCGGACCGAACGTGCGGTCTACACCGACCGGATGCCGCCGTGCAACAACGCCTGTCCGGCCGGAGAGAACATCCAGGCGTGGCTGTTCGAGGCCGAGGAGGGCGGCGACGGCTACGAGCGTGCCTGGCGCAAGATGATGGAGGAGAATCCGTTCCCGGCAGTGATGGGAAGGGTCTGCTATCACCCCTGTGAGACCTCCTGCAACCGGGCGCAGCTCGACGAGGCCGTCGGCATCAACTCGGTCGAGCGCTTCATCGGTGACGAGGCGATCCGTCAGGGCTGGCGGGTTAGCGTCGACGTCCCGCCGACCGGCAGGCGGGTACTCGTCGTCGGTGCCGGGCCGTCCGGACTCTCGGCCGCCTACCACCTGGCACGTCGCGGCTACGCAGTCACGATCCGCGAGGCAGGGCCGATGGCCGGTGGGATGATGCGGTTCGGCATCCCGCAGTACCGGCTGCCACGCGACGTCCTGGACGCGGAGGTGCAGCGGATCCTCGACCTGGGAGTGACCCTGGAGCTGGACGCCAAGGTGACCGATCTGATGGCGGAGATCAAGCAGGGTTCCTATGACGCGGTCTTCCTCGCCGTCGGCGCCCAGCTGGGCAAGCGTGCCTACATCCCGGCCGGCTCCGCCGCGCACGTGATCGACGCGGTGTCGATGCTGCGCGACCTGGAGGAGGGTGAGCGGCCGTTGCTGGGCCGCAGGGTCGCGATCTATGGCGGCGGCAACACGGCGATGGACGCCGCCCGGACTGCGAAGCGGCTCGGCGCGGCAGAGGCGATCGTGGTCTACCGGCGCACCCGGGACCGGATGCCTGCGCATGAGAGCGAGCTGCGGGAGGCGGAGGAGGAGGGGGTGCTGTTCAAGTGGCTGACCACCATCACCCAGGCGGAGGAGGGAACTCTCACCGTCGAGAAGATGGAGCTGGACGAGAGCGGGTTCCCGCAGCCGACCGGAGAGCTCGAGGAGCTGCAGGCCGACTCGCTGGTGCTGGCGCTCGGCCAGGAGACCGACCTCAGCCTGCTCGACAACGTCCCGGACCTCGAGGTCGAGGACGGCGTCGTCCGAGTGGACGCGTACATGATGACGGGGCATCCCGGGATCTTCGCCGGTGGCGACATGGTCCCGTACGAGCGGTCGGTGACGGTCGGCATCGGCCACGGCAAGAAGGCCGCACGCAACATCGACGCCTGGTTCTCCGGGGTCGTGCCCGAGCCGCGGGTGAAGCATGAGCTGGCCGACTTCAGCACGCTGAACACCTGGTACTACGCGGATGCGCCCAGGGTGCATCGGCCGCAGCTGGAGATGGTCCGGCGGCAGTCGACCTTCGACGAGGTGCTGCAGGGTCTGGACGAGTCGAACGCGCTCTACGAGGCGCGCCGGTGCATGTCCTGCGGCAACTGCTTCTCCTGCGACAACTGCTTCGGGGTCTGCCCCGACAACGCCGTACTCAAGATCGGCAAGCCGGGGGAGAAGTACCTGATCGATCTCGACTACTGCAAGGGTTGCGGCCTCTGCGTGGCCGAGTGTCCCTCCGGAGCCATCCAGATGGTGCCCGAAGACATCTAG
- a CDS encoding LON peptidase substrate-binding domain-containing protein has translation MAPMPMFPLGSVLFPYMPLQLRVFEERYLIMLKELLSSDSAEFGVVLIERGQEVGGGEQRFDTGTIAQVVELAADEGVVQLAAQGEHRIQVLDWLPEEPFPRAEVRPLPDLVWDSELHSQLDRTEGVVRRALALASEFDQTQWWADIELADEPLQRCWQLAGIAPLGPLDQLALLRSTSTEQLLVTLARLSREATEAWAAPWGSNEDS, from the coding sequence ATGGCGCCGATGCCGATGTTCCCGTTGGGTTCCGTGCTGTTCCCCTACATGCCGTTGCAGCTGCGGGTGTTCGAGGAGCGGTACTTGATCATGTTGAAGGAGCTGCTCAGCTCCGACAGCGCCGAGTTCGGGGTCGTGCTGATCGAACGCGGCCAGGAGGTCGGTGGCGGCGAACAGCGGTTCGACACCGGCACCATCGCCCAGGTGGTGGAGCTCGCAGCCGACGAAGGTGTCGTCCAGTTGGCTGCCCAGGGCGAGCATCGGATCCAGGTCCTCGACTGGCTGCCGGAGGAACCGTTCCCCCGAGCCGAAGTTCGTCCGCTGCCCGACCTGGTCTGGGACTCGGAGTTGCACAGCCAGCTGGACCGGACCGAGGGTGTGGTCCGGCGGGCGCTGGCGCTGGCAAGCGAGTTCGACCAGACCCAGTGGTGGGCCGACATCGAGCTCGCGGACGAGCCGTTGCAGCGCTGCTGGCAGCTGGCCGGGATCGCGCCGCTGGGCCCCCTCGACCAGCTCGCGCTGCTGCGCTCGACGTCGACCGAGCAGCTCCTCGTCACACTCGCCCGGTTGAGCCGGGAGGCCACCGAGGCCTGGGCCGCCCCGTGGGGGTCGAACGAGGACAGCTGA
- a CDS encoding FG-GAP repeat protein, which produces MAALALIPAGLLGWAATPAAAAPACGTDPIVGDVNGDGHAEAVVGEPFNADGAGATHLFYGTQAGLVADPSGTARNDQYFTQDSAGVPGASEHNDLFGISSVLADFNGDGCSDLAIGSPGENSDSGMVVVLYGSPTGIRTVGAQSFTENSLFGAGSSRSSEQFGRELSFGDLNDDGVADLVVGAPGEVSAGATSAAGGGVAVIYGHAGGLGKGATPSVLITQASPGVPGVPESFDSFGTALATGDFDGNGVADLAVGVPGEDAFRGIVQILPGKKGAGVGALAAHTYSQDTPGFLGVAEPRDGFGSALAAGRVTADRYDDLAIGAPGENGTLTPAGPHIAIGAGAVSFVRGSATGLTASHNQIWSQDSPGVTGVAGPTDQFGASLAMAMLDNGPLLDLAIGTPNDSIGSTRSAGSVTVLLGAASGLTTAGEGGIRFDQSMQGIAGVPESGDGFGLSVAAPLIQTPDEGSLLIGVPGETINGVSQSGMFTQLQTFEFGPNPIGSRSFDAGSPGVQGGRGSNDLFGFDVN; this is translated from the coding sequence GTGGCGGCGCTGGCACTGATTCCGGCTGGCCTGCTCGGCTGGGCGGCGACACCGGCGGCCGCAGCGCCGGCGTGTGGGACGGACCCGATCGTCGGGGACGTCAACGGCGACGGTCATGCTGAGGCGGTGGTCGGCGAACCCTTCAACGCAGATGGCGCGGGAGCCACCCACCTCTTCTACGGCACTCAGGCCGGCCTGGTCGCCGATCCGTCGGGCACGGCCCGCAACGACCAGTACTTCACCCAGGACTCGGCTGGAGTGCCCGGCGCCAGCGAGCACAACGACCTGTTCGGCATCAGCTCGGTGCTGGCCGACTTCAACGGCGACGGCTGCTCGGATCTGGCGATCGGCTCTCCCGGAGAGAACAGTGACAGCGGCATGGTCGTCGTGCTCTACGGGTCGCCCACCGGCATCAGGACCGTGGGCGCCCAGTCGTTCACCGAGAACAGCCTGTTCGGAGCCGGGTCGAGCCGGAGCAGCGAACAGTTCGGCCGGGAACTCAGCTTCGGGGATCTGAATGATGACGGCGTCGCCGATCTGGTGGTCGGCGCCCCCGGTGAGGTGTCGGCAGGGGCCACCTCGGCCGCGGGCGGAGGGGTCGCCGTCATCTACGGCCACGCCGGCGGACTCGGCAAGGGCGCTACTCCGTCGGTCCTCATCACCCAGGCGAGTCCGGGCGTGCCCGGGGTCCCGGAGAGCTTCGACAGCTTCGGCACCGCCCTGGCCACCGGTGACTTCGACGGCAACGGCGTGGCGGACCTCGCCGTCGGCGTACCGGGCGAGGACGCCTTCCGTGGCATCGTCCAGATCCTGCCCGGCAAGAAGGGGGCCGGAGTCGGTGCTCTCGCCGCCCACACCTACAGCCAGGACACGCCGGGCTTCCTCGGTGTGGCCGAGCCCAGGGACGGGTTCGGCTCAGCGCTGGCGGCGGGCCGGGTCACGGCTGACCGGTACGACGACCTGGCGATCGGGGCACCCGGGGAGAACGGGACCCTGACACCGGCCGGACCGCACATCGCGATCGGCGCGGGCGCCGTGTCGTTCGTCCGCGGATCAGCCACCGGGCTGACCGCGAGCCACAACCAGATCTGGTCCCAGGACTCGCCCGGGGTCACCGGGGTGGCGGGACCGACCGACCAGTTCGGGGCCTCGCTGGCGATGGCGATGCTGGACAACGGGCCGCTGCTCGATCTGGCCATCGGCACGCCGAACGACTCCATCGGCTCGACCAGGAGCGCAGGATCGGTCACCGTCCTGCTCGGCGCAGCCTCGGGCCTGACCACGGCCGGCGAAGGCGGCATCCGCTTCGACCAGAGCATGCAGGGGATCGCCGGCGTGCCCGAGTCGGGTGACGGTTTCGGGCTCTCCGTGGCGGCGCCACTGATCCAGACGCCCGACGAGGGCAGCCTGCTCATCGGCGTACCCGGGGAGACGATCAACGGGGTGTCACAGTCCGGCATGTTCACCCAGCTGCAGACCTTCGAGTTCGGCCCGAACCCGATCGGCAGCAGGTCGTTCGACGCCGGCTCGCCGGGGGTGCAGGGCGGCCGAGGGTCCAATGACCTGTTCGGCTTCGATGTGAACTGA
- a CDS encoding class I SAM-dependent methyltransferase, which translates to MTIQEEVKTVDGEKLMAFVFRAVDEVGAALNAALVVMGDKLGYYRALNARGPSTPAELAEDTQTGEKYAREWLNAQAAGGYVAYDPGTGTYTLPIEHAVALTDETSPAFVPGLFQIAHGTIRDSSRIVDLAPSGDGLGWHEHVSDVHEGCERFFRPGYLANLVDGWLPALEGAVEKLRRGARVADVGCGFGASTVLMAQAFPNSTFIGSDYHEPSIRTARERAETAGVLDRISFETSSAAAFSGSRYDLVTTFDALHDMGDPVGAARHVFDALDDDGSWMIVEPAAGDHVEDNLNPIGRVYYGFSTLLCTPASLSQDVGLALGTQAGPARIRDVVVAAGFSSFRKAASTPFNNVFEVRK; encoded by the coding sequence ATGACCATCCAGGAAGAGGTCAAGACGGTCGATGGGGAGAAGCTGATGGCGTTCGTGTTTCGCGCCGTCGACGAGGTGGGCGCCGCCCTCAACGCGGCACTTGTGGTGATGGGAGACAAACTCGGCTACTACCGGGCGCTGAACGCACGCGGCCCGTCCACACCGGCCGAACTGGCGGAGGACACCCAGACCGGGGAGAAGTACGCACGGGAATGGCTCAACGCGCAGGCCGCCGGCGGCTATGTCGCCTACGACCCCGGCACCGGGACCTACACCCTGCCGATCGAGCACGCCGTCGCGCTGACCGACGAGACGAGCCCGGCCTTCGTCCCTGGGCTGTTTCAGATCGCCCACGGCACGATCCGGGATTCGTCACGGATCGTCGACCTGGCGCCCAGCGGTGACGGCCTGGGCTGGCACGAGCATGTCTCCGACGTGCACGAAGGGTGCGAGCGGTTCTTCCGGCCCGGCTACCTGGCCAACCTGGTCGACGGCTGGCTGCCGGCTCTCGAGGGCGCCGTCGAGAAGCTGCGCCGGGGTGCGCGGGTGGCCGACGTCGGTTGCGGATTCGGGGCCTCGACCGTACTGATGGCCCAGGCCTTCCCCAACTCGACTTTCATCGGGTCCGACTATCACGAACCGTCCATTCGGACCGCGCGTGAGCGCGCCGAGACAGCCGGGGTCCTGGATCGGATCAGTTTTGAGACATCGTCGGCGGCAGCTTTCTCGGGCAGCCGCTACGACCTGGTGACGACCTTCGACGCGCTGCATGACATGGGCGACCCGGTCGGCGCGGCTCGACACGTCTTCGACGCTCTCGACGACGACGGTAGCTGGATGATCGTCGAGCCTGCTGCTGGAGACCATGTCGAGGACAACCTCAACCCGATCGGACGCGTCTACTACGGCTTCTCGACCCTGCTCTGCACACCGGCCTCCCTGTCCCAGGACGTCGGTCTGGCGCTGGGGACCCAGGCCGGTCCCGCCCGCATCCGCGATGTGGTCGTCGCTGCTGGCTTCAGCTCGTTTCGCAAGGCCGCCAGCACGCCGTTCAACAACGTCTTCGAGGTACGCAAGTGA
- a CDS encoding IS481 family transposase → MSHANAALTPRARLRLAELVVDRGWTFAAAAKMFMVAPRTAKKWADRYRSEGAAGMVDRSSRPHSSPTKTTPDVVRRIVRLRWRHRLGPVQIAGRLGMQASTVHAVLVRCRINRLCHIDRVTGEPLRRYEHPHPGSLIHVDVTKFGNIPDGGGWRYLGKQQGDRNRAATDTQRRRGPVRGPLIGTAYVHTVIDDHSRMAYAEICADEKAATAIEVLHRAAAWFTDHGVTVERVLSDNGSAYRSHAWRDACAELGITHKRTRPYRPQTNGKIERFHRTLADGWAYARFYESTEQRNTALPGWLHFYNHHRAHSAIGGKPPVTRLTNLAGHHS, encoded by the coding sequence GTGTCCCACGCTAACGCTGCCCTCACCCCCCGCGCCCGTTTACGGCTCGCCGAACTCGTCGTCGACCGCGGCTGGACCTTCGCCGCCGCTGCGAAGATGTTCATGGTCGCGCCTCGCACAGCGAAGAAGTGGGCCGACCGCTATCGGAGCGAAGGTGCTGCCGGGATGGTCGACCGCAGCTCGCGGCCACATTCGAGCCCGACAAAGACCACGCCGGACGTGGTCCGGCGGATCGTGCGGCTTCGGTGGCGGCACCGGCTCGGCCCGGTCCAGATCGCCGGCCGGCTTGGGATGCAGGCCTCCACCGTGCACGCCGTACTGGTGCGTTGTCGGATCAACCGGCTCTGCCATATCGACCGGGTCACAGGCGAGCCGCTGCGCCGATACGAACACCCACACCCCGGCTCGCTGATCCACGTCGACGTCACCAAGTTCGGCAACATTCCCGATGGTGGTGGATGGCGCTACCTCGGCAAGCAGCAAGGAGATCGCAACCGCGCTGCAACCGACACCCAGCGGCGAAGAGGCCCAGTGCGTGGCCCGCTGATCGGCACCGCATACGTGCATACCGTCATCGATGACCACTCCCGGATGGCCTACGCCGAGATCTGTGCCGACGAGAAGGCAGCGACGGCGATCGAGGTTCTCCATCGTGCCGCGGCATGGTTCACAGACCACGGTGTCACCGTCGAGCGTGTGCTGTCCGACAACGGATCGGCCTACAGGTCCCACGCCTGGCGCGACGCCTGCGCCGAGCTTGGCATCACCCACAAGCGCACACGTCCCTACCGGCCGCAGACCAACGGAAAGATCGAGCGGTTCCACCGCACACTGGCCGACGGGTGGGCCTACGCCCGGTTCTATGAATCAACCGAGCAACGCAACACCGCCCTGCCCGGCTGGCTCCACTTCTACAATCATCACCGAGCCCACTCCGCCATCGGAGGCAAGCCGCCAGTCACCCGGCTGACCAACCTCGCTGGACATCACAGCTAG